A single Elaeis guineensis isolate ETL-2024a chromosome 15, EG11, whole genome shotgun sequence DNA region contains:
- the LOC140854113 gene encoding UPF0481 protein At3g47200-like has protein sequence MKIPCLKINDDINTFLSNPIAFEQCCPEIEPCVTSYAFMDCLINTENDVNLLESSRILLIRLPRDPAYFFSRLSLMAEVRKSTYLDDVLFDANKYYNSKWNKWKRMFADLKLNYCGSPWLAMSVVAAALLLFLGFIQAYYSALSYYHM, from the coding sequence ATGAAGATCCCGTGCTTGAAAATCAATGATGACATCAATACATTCCTCAGTAATCCCATCGCCTTTGAGCAATGTTGCCCAGAAATCGAACCTTGCGTCACATCCTATGCATTCATGGACTGCCTCATAAACACAGAAAATGATGTGAATCTGCTTGAAAGCAGTAGGATTCTGCTGATCAGGCTACCCAGGGATCCGGCCTATTTCTTCAGTAGATTGAGTCTAATGGCCGAAGTTCGTAAGTCGACATATTTGGATGACGTACTTTTTGACGCTAATAAATATTACAACAGCAAATGGAACAAGTGGAAGAGGATGTTTGCTGATTTAAAGCTCAATTATTGCGGCAGTCCATGGTTGGCCATGTCGGTGGTGGCCGCTGCTCTCCTCCTCTTTCTCGGCTTCATACAGGCCTACTATTCTGCCCTTAGCTATTATCATATGTGA